The sequence caggaaagtgaaagtagttttactgtttttatataaCTTCAATATGTTAGTTAGCTTAGGCATTGTATTCATTTCTATCAGTTTATATGATTGATAACCTATTaagtttgacctgttgtcagagcaataaAATCTAGCAAAACACCtgatttttgtctccagtttattactagaagtaataagtaaaaaaataaataagaatacagGGATATATggtctaatccaaggctattattgcagcatggccaggtcctgttgcagGTGAGTACCCAgagtctggaaagtatggggaggatttcagagaatactgtggagattaaaatggccaagtcaagtgCATAATGAGTAGTGCCTGATACACTGAATATCAGAGGGGTATttcagcccctattgtgcatgGTTTGACTTGCACCTTTGTGTATCATTTTATAtagcagagttgttttttttaggatttcTTGAAACCCTTGTGTGACATCTTTCATCTACAGAGACAGAGATCAGGCGGGGCTGGCACTGCTGCTGTCAAAGCAACTCACACACAGGTcaagatttagagaaaaatgagaaCTTAATACTGGAGCAACATCAATGTAAAAAGGCAATTCAAATGGCATTCAGAGTTATTTATTAAGCATCAGTGTAAGGGGCGCTTGTTGTCATCCTTCTCCTCTCCCCCATCTCTTACCACCCCTCTTTCTCCTTCTTTTCTTGTACATCTCTCCTCTCCATCTCCCCCTGCTTCTCTGTCCCTGCACCCCCGCTGCTCTCTCATCGTCCCCGGTCCTCTGTCCCTGCCCCCCCagctcttctattacccccactCCTCTGCCCCCATTTCTCTGTCCCTGCCCCCCTGCCCCTCTGTCCCCCATTCCTCTGTCCTCCCCATTCCTCTGTCCCCGCCCCCCCGCTCCTCTGTCCCCCCATTCCTCTGTCCCTGGCCCCCCCGCTCCTCTGTCCCTGCCCACCCACTCCTCTGCACCCCCATTCCTCTGTCCCTGCCGTCCCTGCCCCTCTGTCCCCCCATTCCTCTGTCCCTGTCAACCCCTGCTCCTCTGTCCCCCCATTTCTCTGTCGCTGTCCCCCCTGCTCCTCTGTCATCGTCCTCTGTCCctgcccccacacacacacacacacacacacacagacacacatacacacacacacacctacacacacacgtacgcacgcacacacacacacacacacacatagacacgcaaacacacacacacgcacgcacgcgcgcacacacacacagacagaatctcacacacacacacacacacagacacacatacacacacacacacacctacacacacacacgcacgtacgcacgcacacacatagacacacaaacacacgcacgcacgcacacacacgcgcacacacacacactgacacacacacatacacagacacacaaacacacacagatagacacatatagacacatacacaattacacacagagacagaatcaCACATAGAATCAcattcacacaatcacacacaatcaaaaacacagacacacacaacataatcacacacacagaatcacatacccacaatcacacacacacacacacacagaatcacatacccacaatcacacacacacacacacacagaatcacatacccacaatcacacacacacacacattgaatcacacaaactaacacacacacacacaatcacaaacacacacaatcacacacacgctTGTTTGATTACCAAGTCATTCTGGTGTCTCCTTTTCTGCAATTCTGTGAAAATGTAACCATCACGGCTTAAGAGTCTGTAAACAAATATTTCACACGCAGTGGCGGATATTAAAACATGCAGTAAAGACAACAGCAACAAAAGAAGCAACGCCACAAATCAAAGAGCACTCTCAAGACAGCGCTGTCAAACAGGATTGATTACCAGAGGGGCAGCGTTCAGCTGAAACTGTCCTTGAGAGATCGGAGCATTCCTCAGTGACCTCCCTCCTCTGTTCCCTTCACTGAAGTTACACTGGGGTGAAGATGTGGAAGAGCTTTCTCTTACATGTTGAGGAGGCCATTCGCCTAACAAATGAATTATGTGAGCAACATCCATTTCCACCAAAGTCTGTACTGCTGTACATATTGCAGTGCTGTTTATAAGCACCTGTATTGCTGAAGCACATTCTGTAAAGTAATCCAGAGTGTTCTAGAGCAATGTGCTGTAGTGCTGGATCCATTCAGAACACCAGTTTATTCTTCAAGAGGGCCCCAGAGTCTCCGAGGGAAGGGGCTCCCAGCCTTTTTGCTTCCTCGCTGTTCTTCAGCCCTTACAgttgaacttgttgaaggaaCTTCTGGATCATCagtctgtgtgttttgttgctttgatgctgatggtcgaattaaaaatgtatccatatctggtatttattgtgtgtgtttccaacgatttttcctctgctttgtaatctgtcGTGCTCCCGCTGAAATAGCTCTATTACACCTGAGAACGTGTTAGTAACCTCAGAACACGTTCATTTCTGTGCATGCTTCTGACATGCTAAAGCTAATCGGTctcagcatgtcataagcatgcagggaaaataacacattctgtggtttatttttggaggaccccttgaaacctccTCAAGGCCCCCTAGGGGGCCACAGACCCCCAGTAGAGAACCCCTGTCCTAGGGTGTTCTAGAGCAGTGTGGAACATTCTGTAATATTCTGGATTCTGGAGTACTTTAGTCTTCAATAAttgttgttttaatgtgttcCAGGGTAATGTGGAGAACAGTTTTCTAGAGTATTCTGGATTGCACTTTAGTCCTAAAGAGTGTTCTAGACTGTTGAAGGTTCTAGACTGTCAGAGGTTCTAGACTCACAGCATTCCCTCGCTCCGCTTGCCCAGCCAGATGATAAGAGCGGTGACCAGGAGCGTGGAGAGGACAGGAGCCAGGATGAGAGGCACGAGCACAAAGAGGGGGGGGTCACGGAGTGGGGCAATGTAGCGAGGGCAGGCTTTCAGCCAACGGCCATGAACCCCCACAAACAGGGAGTCCACCTCGGGGTTCGGCCACTCACACTGCAGAGCGTCAGCCAGCATCTCCGTACACACAGTCAGGTCATTATAGAGactggagggagagagagggacactCTCAACACAGCTGGAGGGCAGGATAGTTCAGATCACTTCTTTACTCTTATTGATTAGCATGTTATCATCAATAATTGTGTATCTGACAGTCATCTAATACTCAATAAGGATCACTGCCACTGAGACGGTCCTCTCTCTTACTGAGCTGTCCATAAAGACATGTGTGTCGTGTGTAATTAAACTGGGGATCACAAAATGACTTGAACTCAGGCTCTCCTCTATCGATTATACACTATACCATAATGATATTCACAAATATGCAACTCATGAGTGATGTCGTGCACGttctttcaaattattattattattattattattattattattattattattattactgctgtaCAGCTCTGAATTTTTACACAGCGTCTCAGCCCTACCTGGAAAGGACATTCCAGTCACACCAACGCTGCGGGTCGGTCCAGTTCATCTGGACCTCGAAGTTTGTTACACAGTGCTGGATACTGCTGGAATACAGGGTCAGGTCACACGCTGCACAGAGGGCTGGAGAAACACAGACATTCAAAACAACCGTCACTAGCTACCGCTAAAAAATACACTTAGGTGTATGTAAGtgtaggcgcagtgcaaataattgcggaggGAACAATCTAATTGCATTGCGTCCAGGCCATTATTTTGCAATTTTTCCACAATAATTATCCGCGATTATGATTAGAGGGTCTCAATGATTTTATGATGGGAACAGCGTTCAGGATAAAGAGTCGGGTTAAAACAGCGAGTTTCAGACTCTCAGAAGAAGCTTTTGGTATTCAGGGATAACGTGTTTCAATAAGCTACGGTACAGACCTGGAGGCCGTTAGCGTTCAACATGCTTGAATGTCTCCTGTAAGGTTTCAATGCGTTCTACTTGTACATCGGAATGAATGGACTGTCCGCTAAATTATATTACTGAACCGTGATATCGCGGCTCCTCTGTGCTTCCAGCGCCAGTCCGCACTCCTTTAAAGAATaattgaaagaaagaaacaagtCGTTTTGTTCACGCTATAGCGCGCCTGTCTGAAGGACTCGCTCCGGGGGTAGACTCTGTTCAAATTACAGCTTAATGGATTCTGTTCAGTTTTTGTGTAAGTGATAATAGACATTTTAACGAGTTCAACTGTGCGTCAACTTtccagtaaaataaatgttcaccgtgtataataagaagaagaagaagaagaagaagaagaagaagaagaagaagtatcaCTTATGTCTCATAATTATAAACCTATAACTTCAAAGAGAAGATACCTATAGATTTGTCACTACTGTCTGTGGAAATGATTTACCAGTATACCTGTGTACATACGAATGTATGACAGTGTTTTAGAAACCATGCAGACGTTTCTAGATCGGCTTTTGTCTTcagtaataaaatacacatttaaatatctatttaccatataaacgtttttttttttttttaaactggataaCGATTtcctaaaatgtatttgaaatacaaaGTCGTAGTTTTACACGCACGCTTTATCGAGGTGTTATTATTCGGGTGTAACATTGATATTAGAGTGCTGTGTACTCGATTTTCTATGGAGAAGTTCTGGAGACCTGCTGGCTCGTATCTTCAGCGACACTAGATACATTTGTAAGAGGCTTGTTCTTGTGTTATACAGCGCATGGACGACATGCTGAACTTTCAGCATGAATTCGATCATAACATATCGTGGCAATGCCTTACCGGGCAGCAGCAGGAGTCCGCGGAGCAGCCGATAAAGCCGTGAAGTCGGAGTCATGTCGGCTTCATTTCTTCACTGGAGCGCTGGCTGAACCGCGGAGCTGGAAGAGCACAGAGAGGCAGGATGGAGAGACCGCCCCTGCCATACAGGTGAGCAGCAGCGGGTGGCGTCAAGGATCCCGCTTGCAGGCAAACTGAAGAGAggtttgcttattattattattagcagcagcagcagcagcagcagcagcagcagtagtagtagtagtagtagtagtagtagtagtagtagtagtagtagtagtattagtcgTAGTGGGTGAGGGAGCAATTCAaactgtgcctcaagcctgccctggactggagggagtaCACTTTCTCTGAACACAGGCACTAAACACCCACAGTAATTCCTAAGAGGCtgtatagtactgcacctctgtgtatagtacattacggctctgtgtatagtactgcacctctgtgtatagtacagcatggctctgtgtatagtacagcatggctctgtgtatagtacagcacggctctgtgtatagtactgcacggctctgtgtatagtacagcatggctctgtgtatagtacagcacggctctgtgtatagtacagcacggctctgtgtatagtactgcacctctgtgtatagtacagcatggctctgtgtatagtactgcacctctgtgtatagtacagcacggctctgtgtatagtacagcatggctctgtgtatagtatagcacggctctgtgtatagtacagcatggctctgtgtatagtacagcatggctctgtgtatagtactgcacctctgtgtatagtactgcacctctgtgtatagtactgcatGGCTCtatgtatagtacagcatggctctgtgtatagtacagcatggctctgtgtatagtacagcacctctgtgtatagtacagcacctctgtgtatagtacagcacggctctgtgtatagtacagcatggctctgtgtatagtaccgcacggctctgtgtatagtacagcatggctctgtgtatagtacagcatggctctgtgtatagtactgcacctctgtgtatagtactgcacctctgtgtatagtacagcatggctctgtgtatagtacagcacctctgtgtatagtactgcacctctgtgtatagtacagcatggctctgtgtatagtacagcatggctctgtgtatagtacagcatggctctgtgtatagtactgcacctctgtgtatagtactgcacctctgtgtatagtacagcatggctctgtgtatagtacagcatggctctgtgtatagtacagctcctctgtgtatagtacagcacggctctgtgtatagtacagcacggctctgtgtatagtacagcatggctctgtgtatagtactgcacctctgtgtatagtacagcatggctctgtgtatagtacagtatggctctgtgtatagtacagcacggctctgtgtatagtactgcacctctgtgtatagtacagcatggctctgtgtatagtacagcatggctctgtgtatagtacagcacctctgtgtatattacagcacggctctgtgtatagtacagcatggctctgtgtatagtacagcacggctctgtgtatagtacagcacggctctgtgtatagtacagcatggctctgtgtatagtactgcacctctgtgtatagtacagcacctctgtttatagtacagcacggctctgtgtatagtacagcacttctgtgtatagtacagcatggctctgtgtatagtacagcacctctgtgtatagtacagcacggctctgtgtatagtacagcatggctctgtgtatagtacagcatggctctgtgtatagtactgcacctctgtgtatagtacagcatggctctgtgtatagtacagcatggctctgtgtatagtacagcacctctgtgtatagtaaagcacggctctgtgtatagtactgcacctctgtgtatagtacagcacctctgtgtatagtacagcatggctctgtgtatagtacagcacctctgtgtatagtacagcacggctctgtgtatagtacagcatggctctgtgtatagtacagcatggctctgtgtatagtactgcacctctgtgtatagtacagcatggctctgtgtatagtacagcatggctctgtgtatagtacagcacctctgtgtatagtacagcacggctctgtgtatagtactgcacctctgtgtatagtacagcacctctgtgtatagtacagcacggctctgtgtatagtacagcatggctctgtgtatagtatagcactgctctgtgtatagtacagcatggctctgtgtatagtacagcacggctctgtgtatagtaccgcacggctctgtgtatagtactgcacctctgtgtatagtacagcacggctctgtagtacagcacggctctgtgtatagtactgcacggctctgtgtatagtactgcacggctctgtgtatagtacagcatggctctgtgtatagtacagcatggctctgtgtatagtactgcacctctgtgtatagtacagcacggctctgtgtatagtacagcatggctctgtgtatagtactgcacggctctgtgtatagtactgcacctctgtgtatagtacagcatggctctgtgtatagtacagcatggctctgtatatagtactgcacctctgtgtatagtactgcacctctgtgtatagtacagcatggctctgtgtatagtacagcatggctctgtgtatagtacagcacctctgtgtatagtacagcacggctctgtgtatagtacagcacggctctgtgtatagtacagcatggctctgtgtatagtactgcacctctgtgtatagtacagcatggctctgtgtatagtacagcatggctctgtgtatagta comes from Acipenser ruthenus chromosome 42, fAciRut3.2 maternal haplotype, whole genome shotgun sequence and encodes:
- the LOC131709313 gene encoding receptor activity-modifying protein 1-like; amino-acid sequence: MTPTSRLYRLLRGLLLLPALCAACDLTLYSSSIQHCVTNFEVQMNWTDPQRWCDWNVLSSLYNDLTVCTEMLADALQCEWPNPEVDSLFVGVHGRWLKACPRYIAPLRDPPLFVLVPLILAPVLSTLLVTALIIWLGKRSEGML